A window of the Amblyraja radiata isolate CabotCenter1 chromosome 5, sAmbRad1.1.pri, whole genome shotgun sequence genome harbors these coding sequences:
- the hey2 gene encoding hairy/enhancer-of-split related with YRPW motif protein 2 isoform X1, whose translation MKRPCEESSSDSDIDETIDVGSENICAGQDNNVLMRAGSPSTTSQIMARKKRRGIIEKRRRDRINNSLSELRRLVPTAFEKQGSAKLEKAEILQMTVDHLKMLRATGGKGFFDAHALAMDFMSIGFRECLAEVARYLSSVEGLDTSDPLRLRLVSHLSTYASQREAAVMSSSVAHHHHHHQQQQQRHQHHLQQHQQHWAAAFHQLPSALLQHHGLVSDRLLATATSELHPGTAIPHRPEGSALLTATLAAAAAAAAAAAAAQSDTSLRAVPMGAAGRVAPLSASLLSLSATVHAAAAAHTFPLPLGTLPAAALLAPGGAVFNPPRFAAVPHSGSGGGKPYRPWGMEIGAF comes from the exons ATGAAACGTCCTTGTGAAGAAAGTTCTTCAGATAGTGATATTGATGAAACCATAGACGTGGGGAGCGAAAATATCTGCGCAGG GCAGGACAATAATGTACTCATGAGAGCCGGGTCTCCGTCTACAACTTCCCAAATAATGGCCAGGAAGaaaaggagaggg ATCATCGAGAAGAGACGTCGAGATCGTATTAACAATAGTTTGTCGGAACTTCGTCGACTGGTCCCCACTGCTTTTGAGAAACAG GGATCAGCAAAGCTCGAGAAAGCGGAAATACTTCAGATGACGGTGGATCATCTAAAGATGCTGCGGGCAACCGGAGGTAAAG GGTTTTTTGACGCCCACGCTCTCGCCATGGACTTTATGAGCATCGGTTTCCGGGAGTGCTTGGCCGAGGTGGCCCGTTACCTGAGCTCGGTCGAAGGTCTCGACACGTCGGACCCGCTGCGACTCCGCCTTGTCTCTCACCTCAGTACCTACGCCTCTCAACGGGAAGCGGCAGTGATGAGCTCGTCGGTggctcatcatcaccatcaccaccagcagcagcaacagcggcACCAGCATCACCTCCAGCAGCACCAACAACACTGGGCCGCCGCCTTCCACCAACTGCCCTCTGCTCTGTTGCAGCACCACGGCCTCGTCAGCGACAGGCTGCTGGCCACCGCCACCTCCGAACTGCACCCAGGTACCGCCATCCCGCATCGCCCGGAAGGCTCTGCTTTGCTCACCGCCactttggcggcggcggcggcggctgctgcAGCGGCGGCCGCGGCTCAAAGCGACACGTCGCTGCGGGCGGTCCCCATGGGCGCCGCGGGCCGAGTGGCCCCGCTCTccgcctccctcctctccctctccgccaCGGTgcacgccgccgctgccgcccaCACCTTCCCTCTCCCGCTTGGCACCTTGCCCGCCGCTGCCCTGTTGGCCCCAGGCGGCGCAGTGTTCAACCCGCCCCGCTTTGCCGCCGTCCCCCATAGCGGCAGCGGCGGGGGGAAACCTTATCGACCTTGGGGGATGGAGATAGGAGCTTTCTGA
- the hey2 gene encoding hairy/enhancer-of-split related with YRPW motif protein 2 isoform X2 has protein sequence MKRPCEESSSDSDIDETIDVGSENICAGQDNNVLMRAGSPSTTSQIMARKKRRGIIEKRRRDRINNSLSELRRLVPTAFEKQGSAKLEKAEILQMTVDHLKMLRATGGKGFFDAHALAMDFMSIGFRECLAEVARYLSSVEGLDTSDPLRLRLVSHLSTYASQREAAVMSSSVAHHHHHHQQQQQRHQHHLQQHQQHWAAAFHQLPSALLQHHGLVSDRLLATATSELHPGPWLVTHCKRHQYCYEQIDSNFTRELSAFKYPNVDYYVYANHSAVSP, from the exons ATGAAACGTCCTTGTGAAGAAAGTTCTTCAGATAGTGATATTGATGAAACCATAGACGTGGGGAGCGAAAATATCTGCGCAGG GCAGGACAATAATGTACTCATGAGAGCCGGGTCTCCGTCTACAACTTCCCAAATAATGGCCAGGAAGaaaaggagaggg ATCATCGAGAAGAGACGTCGAGATCGTATTAACAATAGTTTGTCGGAACTTCGTCGACTGGTCCCCACTGCTTTTGAGAAACAG GGATCAGCAAAGCTCGAGAAAGCGGAAATACTTCAGATGACGGTGGATCATCTAAAGATGCTGCGGGCAACCGGAGGTAAAG GGTTTTTTGACGCCCACGCTCTCGCCATGGACTTTATGAGCATCGGTTTCCGGGAGTGCTTGGCCGAGGTGGCCCGTTACCTGAGCTCGGTCGAAGGTCTCGACACGTCGGACCCGCTGCGACTCCGCCTTGTCTCTCACCTCAGTACCTACGCCTCTCAACGGGAAGCGGCAGTGATGAGCTCGTCGGTggctcatcatcaccatcaccaccagcagcagcaacagcggcACCAGCATCACCTCCAGCAGCACCAACAACACTGGGCCGCCGCCTTCCACCAACTGCCCTCTGCTCTGTTGCAGCACCACGGCCTCGTCAGCGACAGGCTGCTGGCCACCGCCACCTCCGAACTGCACCCAG GGCCTTGGCTTGTAACCCACTGCAAGAGGCATCAATATTGTTACGAGCAAATCGACAGCAATTTTACACGCGAGCTTTCTGCGTTCAAGTATCCCAATGTCGACTATTATGTGTACGCAAACCATTCCGCTGTATCTCCATGA